One part of the Rutidosis leptorrhynchoides isolate AG116_Rl617_1_P2 unplaced genomic scaffold, CSIRO_AGI_Rlap_v1 contig455, whole genome shotgun sequence genome encodes these proteins:
- the LOC139883801 gene encoding uncharacterized protein At1g32220, chloroplastic-like gives MASFCLSSSSSAISSLAPLVSRRASFPTGSSSNFTKFRVNCSYAAQSDYKSNTIDVAADVKSERLVVLGGNGFVGSSICKVAVSKGIEVVSLSRSGRPAYSDSWVDQVTWVSGDVFYINWDDILLGATAVVSTLGGFGSEEQMIRINGEANAVAVTAAKDYGVPKFILISVHDYNLPPFLLSSGYFTGKRKAESEVLSRYPNSGVVLRPGFIYGKRKVNGYEIPLDVIGEPLEKILGSVESFTKPLRSLPASDLLLAPPISVDDVALAAVNSISDDSFGVFTIEQIKEAAAKVKV, from the exons ATGGCGTCGTTTTGTCTGTCTTCTTCCTCCTCTGCCATTTCCAGTTTAGCTCCTCTTGTCTCTAGAAGAGCTTCTTTCCCCACTGGTTCCAGCTCCAATTTCACAAA GTTTCGTGTCAATTGCAGCTATGCAGCTCAAAGCGATTACAAGTCAAACACGATCGATGTTGCAGCTGATGTGAAATCGGAACGG CTTGTAGTTTTAGGAGGAAACGGATTTGTTGGTTCCTCAATATGCAAAGTAGCCGTGTCCAAAGGCATAGAGGTTGTAAGCCTAAGCAG GTCTGGCCGCCCGGCGTACTCCGATTCATGGGTAGATCAGGTTACTTGGGTATCAG GAGATGTTTTCTATATAAACTGGGATGACATTCTTCTTGGAGCCACTGCAGTAGTTTCAACACTTGGAGGCTTTGGTAGTGAAGAACAAATGATAAGGATTAATGGTGAGGCCAATGCTGTGGCTGTTACTGCTGCAAAAGATTATG GGGTTCCCAAGTTCATCTTGATATCTGTACATGATTACAATCTACCACCATTTTTGCTCTCGTCTGGATACTTTACTGGGAAGAGGAAAGCAGAATCAGAGGTTCTTTCTAGATATCCAAACTCTG GTGTTGTGTTACGTCCTGGTTTCATATATGGGAAACGTAAGGTGAATGGTTATGAAATTCCTCTAGACGTGATCGGAGAACCATTAGAAAAGATCCTGGGTTCCGTTGAAAGTTTCACAAAGCCTTTGAGATCTCTTCCTGCTTCAGATCTACTCCTCGCTCCACCAATCAGTGTCGATGATGTGGCTCTCGCAGCGGTGAATTCAATAAGCGACGACTCCTTTGGCGTTTTCACAATAGAGCAAATCAAGGAAGCAGCAGCAAAGGTGAAAGTATGA